The DNA segment CTGGGGCAAGTTAGGGGGCTGGAGGCTCCGCactcccaggcagggctggagacgCCAGTCGAGCCGTTCCCCACCACGCTGTCAGTGGCAGATCCACGGTGGGAGGAGGCgaggagccggggctgggcaCCGGGAAGGTTTTCTCATCCCCTATCCAGGAGCAATGCCGCGGGGGGGCCGAGCCCACCCACCTGTGCAGGGTTTATGTGTAAAACTTCATCTCTGCCTCCACGCAGTCGAAGAAGAGGTCGGTCAGCTCCTCCGGGCGGGGGGTCACCATCCCCGCCAGCAGCGCATTCATCCCCTCCAGGCCCTGCTTCTCCAGGTCCCGCAGCGTCTGCAGGAGCTTCTGGCCCCGCTCCTGGCAGGGtcggggagggaggagagctgagACCGGGCGCCCTCAGGGAATTCGACTGCCTCCCACATCACCGGGGGCAGCGCAAGGGTCCCGGGGCAGCAGCGGCTGGGGAAGGGTCTGCGGTACCTGGTCCCTCTCCATCAGCTCCAGCGCCGCCTGATGCCGGCGGTAGAGTTCGTGCCGCCGATCGACCGTGCTCTGGAACCGCGGGATCTTCTTGGCGGGGTCGTCACGGAAGGTGGGAGATCTCACCTGCGGCGCGGGCTTGAGGCCGGCCACAAAGACGAAGGGTTTGAAGACGGACCTGCCGGAGAGGAGCATCGGGGCCCTGGGACCGGCCAGCGCGAGGACGGatgctgctccctggggacacTCAGCCCACAGCATGACTCTGCCTCATCCCCGTCACCCCCAAAGCGGGGCTGTCCCTCACCGGCGTCCTCACCTGGAGGGGTCAGGGGTGGCCGTGAAGAAGTGGACGCAGGGCAAGGTGGGGTCCCGGGGCAGCACGGACACCATGCTGCCCGCCGTGCGGAAGCCCTCCGAGTCCACGCAGATCCCGCTGGCCTTGTCCCGCAGGATGGCCATGAACGTCTCCGCTGTGATGTGACCTGGCAGGCGAGGCAGAGCCACGTCACCACCGGCTGCCGCGGCCACGGGGAGCGTGGAGATGCCAGGACGAGCCACGGGCagctgtccccgtcccccgtccccacCTGCATGCTGCCGCAGCAGCTCCTTGCCGGCGCGGTAGCGGGCCTTGGCAGCCTCCATGCGGGCGGGCTGGTGCGTCAGGGAGAAGACCTCGGCGAAGTTGAACTCGCCATCCCCGCTccaccagccctggctgcaggctCGCTGCCGCAGCCCCGCGTGCTCGGCCGTGATCTCCCTCCCGATGCTGAGCTGGTTGGAGATGTTGCGGCTACCCTCTGtgaaggccgggggggggggggtgtcaggctGGAGGGGGGACAGGGCTCCCCATCCTCCCGGTACAACCAATGCCCGCTCACCTCGGATCCGCTGGGCTGCCCAGTACCGGCCAGCCGTCTCCAGCACCCAGGCCTCGGCGCGGTCAGCCAGCAGGAAGGTGTTGTGGTAGACAAAGGGCACCGGCTCCTCCTTGCAGCTCCCGCCCTGGCCGTAACGCTCCAGCAACGCCGCGATCACCTCCAGGGCCTCCCGGGCAGAGCTGCCCCGCTCCAAACCCAGCCTGCCACAC comes from the Aptenodytes patagonicus chromosome 20, bAptPat1.pri.cur, whole genome shotgun sequence genome and includes:
- the SCRN2 gene encoding secernin-2, which codes for MAGRDPVPSSCDCFVALPPHTAAPAIIFGKNADRPRHEVQEVVYVPAAVHRPGDKVQCTYLEIEQAERTHAVVLSRPAWLWGAEMGANEHGVCVGNEGVWTREPLGEDEALLGMDLVRLGLERGSSAREALEVIAALLERYGQGGSCKEEPVPFVYHNTFLLADRAEAWVLETAGRYWAAQRIREGSRNISNQLSIGREITAEHAGLRQRACSQGWWSGDGEFNFAEVFSLTHQPARMEAAKARYRAGKELLRQHAGHITAETFMAILRDKASGICVDSEGFRTAGSMVSVLPRDPTLPCVHFFTATPDPSRSVFKPFVFVAGLKPAPQVRSPTFRDDPAKKIPRFQSTVDRRHELYRRHQAALELMERDQERGQKLLQTLRDLEKQGLEGMNALLAGMVTPRPEELTDLFFDCVEAEMKFYT